In the Gossypium arboreum isolate Shixiya-1 chromosome 10, ASM2569848v2, whole genome shotgun sequence genome, one interval contains:
- the LOC108486933 gene encoding heat shock 70 kDa protein 17-like, whose protein sequence is MRNMLFRFGVSLSLLSLLLFKSESAVSSIDLGSEWLKVAVVNLKPGQIPITIAINEMSKRKSPALVAFQSETRLLAEEAAGIVARYPDKVFSNLRDMVGKPYRDVKRFADAMYLPFDVVEDFRGAAMIRVSDDVSYSVEELLGMILKYAANLAEFHSKTMVKDMVISVPPYFGQAERKGLMTAAELAGINVISLINEHSGAALQYGIDKDFSNGSRHVIFYDMGSSSTYAALVYFSAYNAKEFGKTVSANQFQVKDVRWDSGLGGQNMELRLVEYFADEFNKQVGNGVDVRKYPKAMAKLKKQVKRTKEILSANTAAPISVESLHDDRDFRSTITREKFEELCGDLWDKSLMPVKEVLKHSGLQADDIYAVELIGGATRVPKLQVKLLEYFGRKDLDKHLDADEATVLGAALHAANLSDGIKLNRKLGMVDGSSYSFFMELDGPDLSKDGDTRLLLVPRMKKLPSKIFKSFNRSKDFELLLAYDNEGLLPPGLSSPVFAQFAVSGLTDAANKYSSRNLSSPIKTNLHFSLTRSGILSLDLAEAAFQVTEWIEVPKRNLTVENSTIASSNVSVDLDAENTSEQNSNSLESDGGISNASNSTTEPNTVDLGTEKKLKKMTFRIPLKIVEKTMGPGIPLSKESLLNAKSKLEALDKKDAERRRTAELKNNLEEYIYATKEKFETSEDFERISSNDERQSGIKKLDEVQEWLYTDGEDATATEFQERLNLLKAATDPIFFRFKELTARPEAVKFARRYLTELQQTIRGWEDKPWLPKVKVEELSINIDKFKTWLDEKEAEQQKMSGFSMPVFTSKEVYEKVTGVQNKADSIKKIPKPKPKTEKPINNAETEKDTSGDEKPAEESDSSKNEEDKVEPEMHEEL, encoded by the exons ATGAGGAATATGTTATTCAGATTTGGGGTATCCTTATCCCTACTATCGTTACTCCTGTTTAAGTCCGAATCCGCCGTTTCTAGCATAGATCTAGGTTCTGAATGGCTGAAAGTCGCCGTAGTCAATCTAAAACCCGGCCAAATTCCGATCACCATTGCCATCAACGAGATGTCCAAGAGAAAATCCCCCGCCTTAGTAGCATTCCAATCCGAAACTCGCTTACTCGCCGAAGAAGCTGCTGGAATCGTAGCTCGTTATCCCGACAAGGTGTTCTCCAATCTCCGAGACATGGTTGGAAAGCCCTACCGAGACGTCAAGCGTTTCGCGGATGCAATGTACCTTCCATTTGATGTAGTGGAGGATTTTAGAGGTGCCGCGATGATTCGAGTTTCGGACGACGTTAGTTACTCGGTCGAGGAGTTGTTAGGGATGATCCTGAAGTACGCTGCGAATTTGGCGGAGTTTCATTCAAAAACGATGGTTAAAGATATGGTGATATCGGTGCCGCCGTATTTTGGACAAGCGGAGAGGAAAGGGCTGATGACGGCGGCTGAATTGGCGGGAATAAACGTGATTTCGTTGATAAATGAGCATTCGGGGGCGGCATTGCAGTATGGGATCGATAAGGATTTCTCGAATGGTTCGAGGCATGTGATTTTTTATGATATGGGTTCGAGTAGTACTTATGCAGCTCTTGTTTATTTTTCTGCTTATAATGCTAAGGAGTTTGGGAAAACTGTTTCTGCCAATCAATTCCAG GTGAAGGATGTTAGATGGGACTCGGGACTTGGAGGACAGAACATGGAATTACGGCTAGTTGAGTACTTTGCAGATGAATTCAATAAGCAAGTTGGAAACGGGGTTGATGTGAGGAAGTATCCCAAGGCAATGGCTAAATTGAAGAAACAGGTTAAGCGTACAAAAGAAATTTTAAGTGCAAATACTGCAGCTCCAATATCTGTTGAATCTCTTCACGATGATCGGGACTTCAG GAGCACCATAACTCGGGAGAAGTTTGAAGAGCTTTGCGGGGACCTTTGGGATAAATCTCTTATGCCTGTGAAAGAAGTGCTGAAGCATTCAGGTTTGCAAGCTGATGATATATATGCTGTGGAGTTGATTGGAGGTGCTACTAGAGTTCCAAAGTTGCAG GTTAAGCTCCTGGAATATTTTGGAAGGAAAGATCTGGACAAACATCTGGATGCTGATGAAGCTACTGTTCTTGGTGCAGCACTACATGCTGCAAATTTAAGTGATGGGATTAAGTTGAACCGTAAGCTGGGGATGGTTGATGGTTCCTCCTACAGTTTTTTTATGGAATTAGACGGGCCTGATCTTTCAAAAGATGGGGATACCAGGCTTTTACTTGTGCCAAGGATGAAAAAGCTTCCCAGCAAG ATTTTCAAGTCCTTTAATCGCAGCAAAGATTTTGAATTGTTGCTTGCCTATGATAATGAAGGTCTTTTACCTCCTGGGCTTTCCTCCCCTGTGTTTGCTCAGTTTGCTGTTTCTGGTTTAACAGATGCAGCCAATAA GTACTCATCTCGGAATTTGTCTTCTCCCATCAAAACAAATTTGCATTTCTCTCTTACTAGAAGTGGAATTCTTTCTCTGGATCTAGCAGAGGCTGCTTTTCAAGTAACAGAATGGATAGAAGTTCCTAAAAGGAATTTGACCGTGGAGAATTCAACCATTGCTTCTTCCAATGTATCTGTTGATCTTGATGCTGAAAACACTTCTGAACAAAATAGCAATAGCTTGGAGTCAGATGGAGGGATCAGTAATGCATCTAACAGTACCACTGAACCAAATACAGTGGATCTTGGTACAGAAAAAAAACTGAAGAAGATGACCTTCAGAATCCCACTCAAG ATAGTGGAGAAAACAATGGGACCTGGAATACCTCTTTCAAAAGAATCTTTGTTGAATGCTAAAAGTAAATTGGAAGCATTGGACAAGAAGGATGCAGAACGGAGAAGGACAGCAGAATTAAAAAATAACCTtgaagaatatatatatgctaCGAAAGAGAAG TTTGAAACATCTGAAGACTTTGAAAGAATATCTTCAAATGATGAACGCCAATCTGGTATCAAAAAGCTTGATGAG GTTCAAGAATGGCTGTATACTGATGGTGAAGATGCAACTGCAACAGAGTTTCAAGAACGCCTAAATTTGTTAAAAGCTGCCACTGATCCAATATTTTTCCG ATTTAAAGAGTTGACTGCAAGGCCAGAAGCAGTAAAATTTGCGCGACGATACCTTACTGAATTGCAACAG ACTATTCGTGGGTGGGAGGACAAACCTTGGCTGCCAAAAGTTAAAGTAGAGGAG TTGTCGATCAATATTGACAAGTTCAAGACTTGGTTGGATGAAAAGGAGGCCGAGCAGCAGAA GATGTCTGGATTCAGCATGCCTGTTTTCACATCTAAAGAAGTCTACGAGAAGGTAACCGGTGTGCAAAACAAG GCTGATAGCATTAAGAAAATCCCCAAGCCAAAGCCTAAAACTGAGAAGCCCATAAATAATGCGGAAACAGAGAAGGATACCTCTGGAGATGAAAAACCAGCTGAGGAGTCAGATAGCTCAAAGAACGAAGAAGATAAGGTAGAACCAGAGATGCACGAAGAGCTGTAA
- the LOC108487393 gene encoding uncharacterized protein LOC108487393, which translates to MVAATVGLRGLSLCTLSLPILRSAKIKLPIHSFPTSRSLKPLFSPFNPTILRGFPSFCASPDVNVEATATAPPATEAENSQSADDIKNAANLLDIRVGRIIKAWRHEEADSLYVEEVDVGEPEPRIICSGLVKYMPLDLLQDAKVVVLANLKPRNMRGVKSCGMLMAASDASHETVELLMPPDGTIPGERIWFGTEDDKDSQPEPATPNQVQKKKIWESVQPHLKTDASCSAMLGEYLMQTSAGVVVCKSLKNANIS; encoded by the exons ATGGTGGCGGCGACAGTTGGCCTGAGAGGCTTATCTTTATGTACCTTATCGCTTCCCATCCTCCGTAGTGCGAAGATTAAGCTGCCCATTCACTCATTTCCAACGAGTCGAAGCCTAAAACCTCTGTTTTCCCCTTTCAATCCTACCATTCTCAGGGGTTTTCCCTCGTTTTGTGCGTCTCCGGACGTCAACGTGGAGGCCACCGCCACAGCTCCGCCGGCTACGGAGGCGGAAAATTCTCAGTCGGCGGACGATATAAAGAATGCAGCCAACCTCCTCGACATAAGGGTTGGCCGAATAATCAAAGCGTGGAGACATGAAGAAGCCGATTCTCTATACGTGGAAGAAGTGGATGTAGGCGAGCCTGAACCCAGAATCATCTGCAGCGGGCTTGTTAAATACATGCCTTTAGATCTTCTTCAGGATGCGAAAGTGGTTGTTCTTGCTAATCTGAAGCCGAGGAACATGCGAGGTGTGAAGTCTTGTGGAATGCTAATGGCTGCTTCCGATGCGTCGCATGAGACTGTTGAGCTTCTTATGCCCCCCGACGGTACAATTCCTGGCGAGAGAATATGGTTTGGGACTGAAGACGATAAAGATAGCCAACCTGAACCTGCTACACCCAACCAG GTTCAAAAGAAAAAGATTTGGGAATCGGTGCAGCCTCATCTTAAAACTGATGCTTCATGTAGTGCAATGCTTGGGGAGTACTTGATGCAGACATCTGCAGGTGTAGTGGTCTGCAAGTCTCTGAAGAATGCCAATATTTCCTGA